From Etheostoma cragini isolate CJK2018 chromosome 10, CSU_Ecrag_1.0, whole genome shotgun sequence, the proteins below share one genomic window:
- the LOC117951381 gene encoding uncharacterized protein LOC117951381: MLMGHLRSKSIVVQRQRVRDSLQRMDPIGVLARRRTAVARRVYSVQYPNFIWHIDGNHKLIRWKLVVHGAIDGYSRMLMFLQCSNNNRAETVRDLFTAAVGQYGRPLHIRTDHGGENIQILGDMHSSRGEGSVLTGSSVHNQRIERLNRDLNKNCSQVHAPIFYELESLGILDIDNATDLFFLHYVFLTKINRTLEEYKAGFNNHSVSSEGNRTPVQLFTLDNDLPHLHNPELSTAGVVFCSLPNSQRGFSPLNDLDLPELNETIKPLQKDNNNGKTLFQRTQQFIFDKLVCDLSITWTIG, translated from the exons ATGCTTATGGGGCATCTCCGCTCCAAAAGCATTGTGGTTCAAAGACAACGTGTAAGAGATTCACTACAAAGGATGGACCCAATTGGTGTCCTAGCCAGGAGAAGAACAGCTGTAGCTCGCCGAGTGTACTCTGTCCAATATCCAAATTTCATATGGCATATAGACGGAAATCATAAGTTGATTAGGTGGAAATTGGTTGTTCATGGTGCCATAGACGGCTACAGTAGGATGTTGATGTTTCTTCAATGCTCCAACAATAATCGTGCTGAAACTGTAAGAGACCTTTTTACTGCAGCTGTTGGACAGTATGGCAGACCACTGCACATCAGGACTGATCACGGAGGAGAGAACATTCAGATTTTGGGGG acatgcattcGAGCAGGGGGGAAGGCTCTGTCTTAACAGGAAGTTCTGTACACAACCAGAGGATTGAGCGTTTAAACCGAGACTTGAACAAAAACTGCAGCCAAGTTCATGCACCCATTTTCTATGAACTGGAATCCCTGGGTATCCTAGACATAGACAATGCAACAGACCTATTTTTTCTCCATTATGTCTTTCTAACCAAAATCAACCGCACTTTGGAGGAATACAAAGCTGGATTTAACAATCACTCAGTGTCATCTGAAGGAAATAGAACACCTGTTCAGCTTTTTACTCTGGACAATGATTTGCCTCACCTTCACAACCCAGAACTCTCAACAGCAGGGGTAGTTTTTTGTTCCTTACCTAACTCTCAAAGAGGATTTTCCCCATTGAATGACTTGGATTTGCCAGAACTGAATGAGACCATTAAACCTCTTCAAAAGGACAATAACAATGGCAAAACATTGTTTCAGAGAACacaacagtttatttttgataaacTTGTGTGTGATCTTAGCATAACATGGACAATTGGGTAA